In one window of Lewinella sp. 4G2 DNA:
- a CDS encoding PKD domain-containing protein: protein MKNFPYLLCLLVALGFTACVDDEDMVPSLDGVAEPTDLDLAFDIAADNTGAVTIQPLGTGVTLFRVDFGDGERDSVGIAPGETITHVYELGVYTVELEAMGINGAMTTYTEELTVNFAAPTNLVATIERTPGNPFAITVSASADLATAFDVTFGEDDSADAVRINPGETASHTYSTVGEYEVCVTAVNGGSETIKVTETVTVSDPTVLPITFENQNTEFFAFGGAGVGIIDNPDASGENTSGRVAEFVKTDGSEVWAGTVVELGGPLDLSSLTTMRIKAWSPAAGIPVLFKLENATDPNVFLEVTTNTTVANEWEIIDFSFAGLDLSPEYSKVAIFFNFGTAGTGESYYFDDLMQTDGSATINLPLGFEQNVDYVFTGFGGGSAGVITNPDASGSNVSSKVVEFVKETGSQVWAGVFTDVDAPINFSGSKTVKLKVWSPKVDAPILLKLENPDNSDQAIEVSVPTTVANQWEELTYDFTGAEAVPNLRRVVLFADFGTAGDAQSYYFDDLRID, encoded by the coding sequence ATGAAAAATTTCCCTTACCTGCTCTGCCTTCTGGTTGCCCTCGGCTTCACCGCTTGCGTGGACGATGAGGATATGGTCCCGTCCCTTGACGGCGTCGCGGAACCAACGGACCTCGACCTGGCTTTTGATATTGCGGCGGATAACACCGGCGCGGTCACCATCCAACCCCTCGGTACGGGCGTAACCCTCTTCCGGGTGGACTTTGGCGACGGGGAGCGGGACAGCGTCGGGATTGCCCCCGGCGAAACCATTACCCACGTGTACGAACTCGGTGTTTACACCGTCGAGTTGGAAGCCATGGGCATCAACGGTGCCATGACCACCTACACGGAGGAGCTGACCGTTAACTTCGCCGCCCCCACCAATTTGGTAGCCACCATCGAGCGGACGCCCGGTAACCCCTTCGCCATCACGGTAAGCGCCTCGGCGGATTTGGCGACAGCGTTCGACGTCACCTTCGGTGAAGATGATAGCGCCGACGCGGTGCGTATCAACCCGGGTGAAACCGCAAGCCACACCTACTCCACGGTGGGCGAGTACGAAGTCTGCGTAACCGCCGTAAACGGTGGCAGTGAAACCATCAAGGTGACCGAGACCGTCACCGTGAGTGACCCGACGGTGCTGCCCATCACCTTTGAGAACCAAAATACGGAATTCTTCGCTTTTGGTGGTGCGGGCGTCGGCATCATCGATAACCCGGATGCTTCTGGCGAGAACACCAGTGGCCGCGTGGCGGAATTCGTGAAGACGGATGGCTCCGAAGTTTGGGCCGGTACCGTAGTGGAACTGGGTGGCCCGCTGGATCTCTCCTCCCTTACCACAATGCGCATCAAAGCCTGGTCTCCCGCCGCGGGAATTCCGGTACTGTTTAAGCTGGAAAACGCGACGGACCCGAACGTATTCCTCGAAGTGACCACGAACACCACGGTCGCCAATGAATGGGAGATCATAGACTTCAGTTTTGCCGGTCTTGATCTGAGCCCTGAATACTCCAAAGTCGCCATCTTCTTCAATTTCGGGACGGCCGGTACCGGCGAGTCCTACTACTTCGATGACTTAATGCAGACGGACGGTTCCGCCACCATAAACCTGCCGCTTGGTTTTGAGCAAAACGTGGACTACGTATTTACCGGCTTCGGTGGCGGCAGCGCAGGCGTGATCACCAATCCTGATGCGAGTGGTAGCAATGTCAGTAGCAAGGTGGTGGAGTTCGTCAAGGAGACTGGTTCCCAAGTATGGGCGGGCGTCTTTACCGACGTCGACGCGCCGATCAACTTCTCCGGTAGCAAGACGGTGAAGTTGAAGGTCTGGTCGCCGAAGGTAGATGCACCCATCCTGCTCAAACTAGAAAACCCCGACAACTCGGATCAGGCCATCGAGGTATCCGTCCCAACTACGGTAGCTAACCAGTGGGAAGAGCTGACCTACGATTTTACTGGTGCCGAAGCGGTGCCCAATCTCCGGCGTGTCGTCCTATTTGCTGACTTCGGTACGGCGGGAGACGCACAGTCCTACTACTTCGACGATCTACGTATCGACTAA
- a CDS encoding family 16 glycosylhydrolase codes for MRYPFLLAFLLGFYVSACSDAVQNDLGAAAGATEVGTEPSLLDVQDRKLLWSDEFDGTELDMSNWSYALGDGCPNLCGWGNNERQLYTEDNHHFADGKLVITVEKDGDEYTSTRLLSQGKQEFKYGYIETRAKVPTGHGIWPAFWMLGTNIDEVGWPLCGEIDVMEYVGRKPDEVFTTLHTKANHGDDGSSRITPYPSIEEGFHTFGVDWTAEQMEFFVDGKSVFVFDPKERTEEVWPFDQPFYLLLNVAVGGNFGGPEVDDTIFPQQFIVDYVRVYEPKE; via the coding sequence ATGCGTTACCCATTTTTACTTGCCTTTTTGCTTGGCTTCTACGTCAGCGCCTGCTCCGATGCCGTTCAGAACGATCTGGGCGCTGCCGCGGGTGCCACAGAGGTGGGCACGGAACCTAGTCTTTTGGACGTACAGGACCGCAAACTGCTGTGGTCCGATGAATTTGACGGGACTGAGTTGGATATGAGTAATTGGTCCTACGCCCTTGGCGACGGTTGCCCAAATCTATGCGGCTGGGGGAATAACGAACGGCAATTGTACACCGAGGACAACCACCATTTCGCGGACGGAAAACTCGTCATCACCGTGGAAAAGGACGGTGACGAATACACCTCCACCCGCCTCCTCAGCCAGGGGAAGCAGGAGTTCAAATACGGTTACATCGAGACCCGCGCCAAGGTGCCGACGGGCCACGGTATCTGGCCGGCCTTCTGGATGCTGGGCACGAACATTGATGAAGTCGGTTGGCCCCTTTGCGGTGAAATCGACGTTATGGAGTACGTAGGCAGAAAGCCCGATGAGGTTTTCACCACACTCCACACCAAGGCTAACCACGGCGATGATGGCAGCTCCAGAATTACGCCTTACCCAAGTATCGAGGAGGGCTTCCACACCTTCGGAGTGGACTGGACGGCCGAGCAGATGGAGTTCTTCGTGGACGGTAAATCCGTTTTCGTTTTTGACCCCAAAGAACGTACGGAGGAAGTGTGGCCTTTCGACCAGCCTTTCTACCTGCTCCTAAACGTGGCCGTAGGCGGCAACTTCGGTGGCCCCGAGGTGGATGACACGATCTTCCCGCAACAATTCATCGTGGATTACGTCCGCGTTTACGAACCCAAAGAATAA
- a CDS encoding RagB/SusD family nutrient uptake outer membrane protein, whose product MRFILLISALFVLLGFSACEDNFVERAPLYSIDSENYFNAEADYENALIAAYDLLQPSYLNVMLGEIASDNTLAGGESATDVIGIQQVDDMIHTPVNAQLKSIWDWMFAGVQRSSYILEFQDKTEFEGREVVIAEARFLRAYYQFELVKWFGPIPLKGDSRFVLGDETRLPRSPVEEVYAAIENDLEIAIANLPVDARDVGRADRGAAQALLGKVYLYQEKYDEAATTLERVIASGKYELVDNYAGLFELTGENGPESVFEVQYTDAEGAGFGCLQCSEGNVAVGFNGIRNHTGPIYDSGFSFNVPTAEAFNAYEPGDSRQLASVLDIDAWAEETGASFGLGFEHTGYYNRKYIARKGDSNIGDQNLTNPNNYRSIRYADVLLMAAEALNATGNDEQARTYLNDVRRRAFGDLDHDISASGDALRDFILRERRLELMGEGHRFFDLVRTGAAAGAIDGFTAGKNELFPVPFEEIQFANGNWSQNPGY is encoded by the coding sequence ATGCGATTTATCCTACTTATATCCGCCCTGTTCGTGCTCCTCGGTTTTTCCGCTTGTGAGGACAACTTCGTGGAGCGCGCGCCGCTCTACAGCATCGACTCGGAGAACTACTTCAACGCCGAGGCCGACTACGAGAACGCCCTCATTGCGGCGTACGATCTGTTGCAACCCAGTTACCTCAACGTAATGCTGGGAGAAATTGCTTCCGATAATACCCTGGCCGGTGGCGAGAGCGCGACCGACGTGATCGGTATTCAGCAGGTGGACGACATGATCCACACCCCCGTGAATGCCCAGCTCAAAAGCATTTGGGACTGGATGTTCGCCGGTGTACAACGGTCGAGTTATATCCTGGAATTTCAGGATAAGACGGAGTTTGAAGGCCGCGAGGTAGTGATCGCCGAAGCCCGCTTCCTGCGCGCCTACTACCAGTTTGAACTGGTAAAATGGTTTGGCCCCATCCCGCTGAAGGGGGATAGTCGCTTCGTGCTGGGCGACGAAACCAGATTGCCCCGCTCCCCCGTGGAAGAGGTGTACGCCGCCATCGAAAATGACCTGGAAATCGCCATCGCCAACCTGCCAGTAGACGCTCGCGACGTCGGCCGTGCCGACCGGGGTGCCGCCCAGGCCCTACTTGGAAAGGTTTACCTCTACCAGGAGAAATACGATGAGGCCGCTACCACGCTTGAGCGGGTGATCGCTTCCGGCAAGTATGAATTGGTGGACAACTACGCCGGCCTCTTCGAGCTTACCGGCGAAAACGGACCGGAGAGCGTGTTCGAAGTGCAGTACACGGACGCGGAGGGCGCCGGCTTCGGCTGCTTACAGTGTAGTGAGGGCAACGTAGCCGTTGGTTTCAACGGAATCCGTAACCATACTGGCCCGATCTACGACAGCGGTTTTAGCTTCAACGTCCCTACCGCGGAAGCCTTCAACGCCTACGAACCGGGCGACAGCCGCCAACTCGCCAGCGTGCTTGACATCGACGCGTGGGCGGAGGAAACCGGCGCCAGTTTTGGCCTCGGTTTTGAGCACACGGGCTACTACAACCGTAAGTACATCGCCCGCAAGGGAGATAGCAACATCGGTGATCAAAACCTTACCAACCCCAACAATTACCGTTCTATCCGCTACGCCGACGTGCTGCTGATGGCCGCAGAAGCCCTGAACGCTACCGGCAACGACGAACAGGCCCGGACCTACCTTAACGACGTCCGCCGCCGCGCCTTTGGCGATCTCGACCACGACATTAGTGCCAGTGGCGATGCGTTGCGGGACTTCATCCTCCGCGAGCGCCGTTTGGAGTTGATGGGGGAGGGCCACCGCTTCTTCGACCTCGTCCGGACGGGCGCTGCCGCGGGTGCGATCGACGGATTTACGGCGGGCAAAAACGAACTGTTCCCGGTCCCCTTCGAGGAGATCCAGTTTGCTAACGGCAACTGGTCTCAGAACCCCGGTTACTAG
- a CDS encoding family 16 glycosylhydrolase, whose amino-acid sequence MKYTLNFLLLLGVLFVAGCGEEDYEFGEILAPTNLELTTDILGQDDNNPNGDGSGQVTFVAKADDAITYQFSFSDGTTEIAPSGRLTKRFTQVGLNTYGVTVVASGTAGVASTLTTEVTVNSTFSDEEAFAFLTGDGTKTWYWAADEPGHLGVGQNDGNVEANYFANYYQAVPFEKDGAGESLCLYQDELVFSNQDGRLFFELNNGGQTYFNTAYQGVAGGSAGFDFCYDFEVSDDPQLVNFSPSESVVVDNGVAGQTRGTQMTFTDGGFMSYYIGQSTYEILSITENRLVVRAVQENNAELAWYHIFSSTKPEPGGGGNVDDTDYTTLVWSDEFNTDGAPDPSKWGYNTGTGNNGWGNGESQYYTDRPDNVAVENGNLRITLKKENFSGQEYTSSRIVTENKYEFTYGRIDIRAQLPEGGGTWPALWMLGEDYATNTWPGCGEIDIMEHVGNQQNTLFSSLHLPGNSGGNAVTQRTTVPTISSEFHVFSAIWSPETIRFFVDDELYHTFANDASLPFNDDFFLIFNVAIGGNFGGQIDPAFVESSMLVDYVRVYQ is encoded by the coding sequence ATGAAATATACCCTTAACTTTCTGCTCCTGCTCGGCGTACTCTTCGTGGCTGGTTGTGGCGAAGAGGATTACGAGTTTGGCGAGATCCTGGCGCCCACCAATCTGGAGCTCACTACCGACATTCTCGGCCAGGATGATAACAACCCGAACGGAGACGGGAGCGGGCAAGTCACTTTTGTGGCTAAGGCGGATGACGCCATCACCTATCAGTTTTCGTTTAGTGACGGGACTACGGAGATTGCCCCTTCCGGTCGTTTGACGAAGCGCTTCACCCAGGTTGGGCTCAATACTTACGGGGTTACCGTCGTCGCCTCCGGCACGGCCGGCGTGGCGAGTACGCTAACTACGGAGGTGACTGTCAACAGCACCTTCAGCGATGAAGAAGCATTCGCATTTCTGACCGGCGACGGTACGAAAACCTGGTACTGGGCGGCGGATGAACCCGGCCACCTCGGGGTAGGGCAGAACGACGGTAACGTGGAGGCGAATTACTTCGCTAATTATTACCAGGCGGTGCCTTTCGAAAAGGATGGAGCTGGTGAAAGCCTCTGTTTGTACCAGGATGAACTGGTCTTTTCTAATCAGGACGGTCGCCTTTTCTTCGAGCTGAATAACGGTGGACAAACTTATTTCAATACGGCTTACCAGGGAGTAGCTGGCGGGAGCGCTGGGTTTGATTTCTGCTACGATTTTGAAGTGAGTGACGATCCGCAGCTGGTCAACTTTTCGCCGTCCGAATCCGTGGTCGTCGATAACGGCGTTGCCGGCCAGACGCGGGGTACCCAGATGACCTTCACCGATGGTGGCTTCATGAGCTACTACATTGGCCAGTCCACTTACGAGATCCTTTCCATTACGGAGAATCGCCTGGTCGTCCGCGCGGTACAGGAGAACAATGCTGAACTGGCTTGGTACCACATTTTCAGTTCCACGAAACCCGAGCCCGGTGGCGGTGGTAACGTTGATGATACAGATTACACCACGCTGGTTTGGTCCGACGAATTCAACACCGACGGCGCGCCCGATCCCAGCAAGTGGGGCTACAACACGGGCACCGGAAACAACGGTTGGGGGAACGGCGAGAGCCAGTACTACACCGATCGCCCTGACAACGTAGCCGTCGAAAATGGCAACCTGCGGATAACCCTCAAAAAGGAGAATTTTTCCGGGCAAGAGTACACTTCTTCGCGGATCGTGACGGAGAATAAGTACGAATTCACCTACGGGCGGATCGACATTCGCGCTCAGCTTCCGGAAGGCGGCGGCACCTGGCCGGCGCTGTGGATGCTCGGCGAAGATTACGCCACGAATACCTGGCCCGGATGCGGGGAGATCGACATCATGGAGCACGTCGGTAATCAGCAGAATACGCTGTTTTCCTCTTTGCACCTACCCGGAAATTCTGGTGGTAACGCCGTTACTCAACGGACAACGGTACCGACCATCTCTTCGGAGTTCCACGTATTCTCGGCCATCTGGTCGCCCGAAACGATTCGCTTTTTTGTCGACGATGAATTGTACCACACCTTCGCCAACGACGCTAGTCTGCCCTTTAACGACGACTTCTTTTTGATCTTCAACGTGGCCATCGGCGGCAACTTTGGGGGGCAGATTGATCCGGCGTTTGTGGAGTCTTCCATGCTCGTGGATTACGTCCGTGTTTACCAGTAA